Part of the Spirochaetaceae bacterium genome, AGGCGTTCGCGCTGCGGGGCGGCCTCTACGGCTACACGCGCGCGGGCGATGGACGGCGCGCCGTCGACCTGCCGCGCGGGCGTGTGGTCGGGGGGACGACCTCGGTGAACAGCCAGATGTGGGTCCGTGGCACGACCGAGGACTTCGAGCACTGGAGCGGGACGCTCGGCTGTGCGACATGGTCGTTCGAAAACGTGCTGCCGTTCTTCAACGCCGTCGAGTCGGACGTCGACTATGGGGCCGAAGACTTCCACGGAGACCGCGGCCCGGTCCCTGTCCGGCGCCACCTGCGCTCGGAGTGGCGGGCGGCCGACGTCGCCTGGCACGACGCCTGCGTGGCGGCCGGATTCGACAGCTGCGCGGACGTCAACGAGCCCGGGACTGCGGGCGGTGTTGGGTCGCTGGCGCTGAACAACGTGAACCGCGTGCGCCAGAGCTCGGCGCTCACTTTTCTCGCCCAGGCGCGGGGCCGCCCGAACCTGGTCATCCGTGGTGATTCCGAGGTCCGGCGTGTTCTCTTCGATGATGACCGCGGCACGCCACGGGCAGTCGGCGTGGAGCTGACGGACGGGACGGTTCTGCGTGCCCGGACCGAGGTGATCCTATGCGGTGGGGCGATCGGTTCGCCGCACCTGCTCCTGCGCTCCGGCGTGGGTCCCGCGGAGGAGCTCGAGGCGGCGGGGGTCGCCACGATTGTAGATCTCCCCGGTGTCGGCCGGAACCTGCGCGACCACGTGGCGCTTCCGTTGACGTTCCGAATGAAGGAAGGCATCGCCTCGAACAACGTCGACGGCTCCGCGCACCCCATGCCGATGTACCTTCGGTACACCGCAGACGCGCTCGACGGGATGGCGCCCATGAGGAACGACATGCTGTTTTTCCTGGGACCGCTGCAGAGCCAGGT contains:
- a CDS encoding GMC family oxidoreductase N-terminal domain-containing protein — its product is MRRPTPNKSAPSGRDADADFIVVGAGAAGGVMAARLSERRAKRVLLLEAGRDYDRAGSNEGLPDTIRYGYGNRGNGGPAEVRGHHWYPDSDNPLSKDEAFALRGGLYGYTRAGDGRRAVDLPRGRVVGGTTSVNSQMWVRGTTEDFEHWSGTLGCATWSFENVLPFFNAVESDVDYGAEDFHGDRGPVPVRRHLRSEWRAADVAWHDACVAAGFDSCADVNEPGTAGGVGSLALNNVNRVRQSSALTFLAQARGRPNLVIRGDSEVRRVLFDDDRGTPRAVGVELTDGTVLRARTEVILCGGAIGSPHLLLRSGVGPAEELEAAGVATIVDLPGVGRNLRDHVALPLTFRMKEGIASNNVDGSAHPMPMYLRYTADALDGMAPMRNDMLFFLGPLQSQVGEVERLAGHNSSGHRVFVIIPTLMLELSAGTLKMPAPFADGAPDMEAMPVIEMGWLEHPADRIRLREGLRLALRLAASTEMATVLEGPIVPAEDEVTAESSDDALDDWVDRHVITSHHQSSSCRMGDPADPTAVCDEDGKVLGTKGLRVVDASLMPDCPRANTQATTYMMAERIAGIVNHGSLAAALRAAVEGE